Proteins encoded within one genomic window of Acidovorax sp. 107:
- a CDS encoding FmdB family zinc ribbon protein translates to MPIYAYKCGSCGHAKDVLQKISDAPLTVCPACGAEAFSKQVTAAGFQLKGSGWYVTDFRGGNGGNSAPATEAKSESKTESAAPASGGDAPKKEAASTSSTSATGASGTSSSSS, encoded by the coding sequence ATGCCTATTTACGCCTACAAATGCGGCTCCTGTGGCCATGCCAAGGATGTGCTGCAAAAAATCTCCGACGCACCGCTGACGGTGTGCCCCGCTTGCGGCGCCGAGGCCTTCTCCAAGCAGGTCACGGCCGCAGGTTTCCAGCTCAAGGGCTCGGGCTGGTATGTGACCGATTTCCGCGGAGGCAACGGGGGTAACTCGGCCCCGGCCACCGAGGCCAAGTCGGAGTCCAAGACCGAGTCGGCAGCACCGGCCAGTGGCGGTGATGCTCCTAAAAAAGAAGCGGCCAGCACAAGCAGCACTAGCGCCACCGGCGCCAGCGGCACTTCTTCGTCTTCGAGCTGA
- a CDS encoding DUF502 domain-containing protein, whose protein sequence is MAALRKWLLTGLLVIVPGVITAWVLNWIVSTLDQTLQILPGAWQPDKLLGVHVPGFGVVLTLAILLVVGAIASNFAGRKLVQWGDALVHRIPVVRSIYSSVKQVSDTLFSESGNAFRKAVLVQWPREGVWTVAFVTGAPNGEVAAYLRDEFVSVYVPTTPNPTGGYFVMVRKSDCVELDMSVDSALKYIVSMGVVAPADPTLPPPK, encoded by the coding sequence ATGGCTGCCTTGCGCAAATGGCTGTTGACAGGCCTCCTGGTCATCGTGCCCGGTGTCATCACCGCCTGGGTGCTCAACTGGATTGTGAGCACGCTCGACCAGACCCTGCAGATCCTGCCTGGCGCGTGGCAACCCGACAAGCTGCTCGGGGTGCATGTCCCGGGCTTTGGCGTGGTGCTGACACTGGCCATCTTGCTGGTGGTGGGCGCCATTGCCAGCAACTTCGCGGGCCGCAAGCTCGTGCAGTGGGGTGATGCACTGGTGCACCGCATCCCGGTGGTGCGCTCGATCTACTCCAGCGTCAAGCAGGTGTCGGACACGCTGTTTTCCGAAAGCGGCAATGCCTTTCGCAAGGCCGTGCTCGTGCAGTGGCCCCGCGAAGGGGTATGGACCGTGGCGTTCGTCACGGGTGCCCCCAATGGTGAAGTGGCTGCGTACCTGCGCGACGAGTTCGTCAGCGTGTACGTGCCCACCACCCCCAACCCTACCGGTGGGTATTTTGTGATGGTGCGCAAGAGCGACTGTGTCGAGCTCGACATGAGCGTGGACAGTGCCCTCAAGTACATCGTCTCGATGGGCGTTGTGGCTCCTGCGGACCCCACGCTGCCCCCACCCAAGTAA
- the aspS gene encoding aspartate--tRNA ligase, with the protein MAMRSHYCGLVTEALMGQTVTLSGWVNRRRDHGGVIFIDLRDREGYVQVVCDPDRAEMFKVAEDVRNEFCVQVKGVVRARPVGTTNDKLKTGQIEVLCHELNVLNPSVTPPFQIDEENLSETTRLTHRVLDLRRPYMQNNLMLRYKVAMEVRKFLDANGFIDIETPMLTKSTPEGARDYLVPSRVHDGHFFALPQSPQLFKQLLMVAGFDRYYQITKCFRDEDLRADRQPEFTQIDIETSFMEEQDIRDMFQGMIKTVFQNTLGVDLGEFPVMTYQDAARLYGSDKPDLRVKLEFTELTDVMKDVDFKVFSGAANMKNGRVVALRVPGGSVEGGGISRGEIDAYTEFVKIYGAKGLAYIRVNELAKGRDGLQSPIVKNIHDAALQAVLERTGAQDGDLIFFGADKEKIVNDAIGALRIKIGHSEFGKKNGLFENRWAPLWVVDFPMFEYDEENQRWNSVHHPFTSPKDGHEDWMVTAPEKCISKGYDMVLNGWEMGGGSVRIHRADVQQKVFDALNITPEEAQLKFGFLLDALQYGAPPHGGLAFGLDRIVTLMTGAESIRDVIAFPKTQRAQCLLTQAPSVVDEKQLRELHIRLRNPDAVKTAA; encoded by the coding sequence ATGGCCATGCGTTCCCACTATTGCGGTCTTGTGACCGAAGCCCTGATGGGCCAAACCGTTACCCTGTCGGGCTGGGTGAACCGCCGCCGTGACCATGGTGGCGTGATCTTCATCGACCTGCGTGACCGCGAAGGCTACGTGCAGGTGGTGTGCGACCCCGACCGCGCCGAGATGTTCAAGGTCGCCGAAGACGTGCGCAACGAGTTCTGCGTGCAGGTCAAGGGTGTGGTGCGTGCCCGCCCCGTTGGCACCACCAACGACAAGCTCAAGACCGGCCAGATCGAAGTGCTGTGCCACGAGCTGAACGTGCTCAACCCCTCGGTCACGCCCCCGTTCCAGATCGACGAGGAAAACCTGTCCGAAACCACGCGCCTCACGCACCGCGTGCTGGACCTGCGCCGCCCCTACATGCAGAACAACCTGATGCTGCGCTACAAGGTGGCCATGGAAGTGCGCAAGTTCCTCGATGCCAACGGCTTCATCGACATCGAAACCCCCATGCTCACCAAGAGCACGCCCGAAGGCGCGCGCGACTACCTCGTGCCCAGCCGTGTGCACGATGGCCATTTCTTCGCGCTGCCCCAGTCGCCCCAGCTGTTCAAGCAGCTGCTGATGGTGGCGGGCTTCGACCGTTACTACCAGATCACCAAGTGCTTCCGCGACGAAGACCTGCGCGCCGACCGCCAGCCTGAGTTCACCCAGATCGATATCGAAACATCGTTCATGGAAGAGCAGGACATCCGCGACATGTTCCAGGGCATGATCAAAACGGTGTTCCAGAACACGCTGGGCGTGGACCTGGGCGAGTTCCCCGTCATGACCTACCAGGACGCTGCGCGCCTGTATGGCTCCGACAAGCCCGACCTGCGCGTGAAGCTCGAATTCACCGAGCTGACCGACGTGATGAAGGACGTGGACTTCAAGGTGTTCTCCGGCGCCGCCAACATGAAGAACGGCCGCGTGGTGGCCTTGCGCGTGCCTGGTGGCTCGGTCGAAGGCGGTGGCATCAGCCGCGGCGAGATTGACGCCTACACCGAATTCGTCAAGATCTACGGCGCCAAGGGCCTGGCCTATATCCGCGTCAACGAGCTCGCCAAGGGCCGTGACGGCCTGCAGTCGCCCATCGTGAAGAACATCCACGACGCCGCCCTGCAAGCCGTGCTGGAGCGCACTGGCGCACAAGACGGCGACCTGATCTTCTTTGGCGCCGACAAGGAAAAGATCGTCAACGACGCGATCGGCGCGCTGCGCATCAAGATCGGCCACAGCGAGTTTGGCAAGAAGAACGGCCTGTTCGAGAACCGCTGGGCCCCGCTCTGGGTGGTGGACTTCCCGATGTTCGAGTACGACGAGGAAAACCAGCGCTGGAACTCGGTGCACCACCCCTTCACCAGCCCCAAGGACGGCCACGAAGACTGGATGGTCACCGCGCCCGAGAAGTGCATCTCCAAGGGCTACGACATGGTGCTCAACGGCTGGGAAATGGGTGGCGGCTCCGTCCGTATCCACCGCGCCGACGTGCAGCAGAAGGTGTTCGACGCCCTCAACATCACGCCCGAAGAAGCCCAGCTGAAGTTCGGCTTCCTGCTGGACGCGCTGCAGTACGGCGCGCCCCCGCACGGCGGCCTGGCCTTTGGCCTGGACCGCATCGTGACGCTGATGACCGGTGCCGAATCGATCCGCGACGTGATCGCCTTCCCCAAGACCCAGCGCGCCCAGTGTCTGTTGACGCAAGCGCCATCCGTGGTCGATGAAAAGCAACTGCGCGAGCTGCACATCCGCCTGCGCAACCCCGACGCGGT